In Cherax quadricarinatus isolate ZL_2023a chromosome 52, ASM3850222v1, whole genome shotgun sequence, the following proteins share a genomic window:
- the Argl gene encoding argininosuccinate lyase has translation MTSEGGTEAVKLWGGRFDASTDPIMEKFNASISYDKAMWKQDIQGSIAYAKSLQKANLLTDEESQKITDGLEVVKSEWASQSFVIQPGDEDIHTANERRLKEIVGDVGGKVHTGRSRNDQVAVDMKLWLLEHIVQLAPHVTKLLEVLVERADREKSILMPGYTHLQRAQPIRWSHWLLSHVWPIVTDLKRLRSLYSRINVCPLGSGALAGNPFNIDRENLAQELGFDGVTKNSLHAVSDRDFVVEYMFWASLVSSHLSRMAEDLILFSTSEFGFVKLSDAYATGSSLMPQKKNPDSLELIRGKAGTMTGNLCGFLMVLKGLPSTYNKDLQEDKVKMFETACTIMGILQVAAGTVATLKVNEDVCRNALSEEMLATDVAYYLVKKGMAFRSAHGKAGEVVKLSEELGCALSQLTLDQLTKISPLFEDDVSSVWNYEHSVEQYKATGGTALTSVNTQIAEAQEFLQSFRLTQEE, from the exons GGCAGCATTGCATATGCCAAATCACTTCAGAAGGCTAACCTGTTAACTGATGAGGAGAGTCAAAAAATTACTGATGGTCTAGAAGTTGTGAAAAGTGAATGGGCCAGCCAAAGCTTTGTGATTCAACCAGGTGATGAAGACATTCACACAGCCAATGAACGGAGACTCAAG GAAATTGTTGGAGATGTTGGTGGCAAGGTTCACACTGGAAGAAGTCGTAATGACCAGGTGGCTGTGGACATGAAGTTATGGCTTCTTGAACACATAGTACAGCTAGCCCCTCATGTTACTAAACTTCTTGAG GTTCTTGTTGAACGAGCTGATAGAGAGAAGTCTATATTGATGCCGGGTTACACACACCTCCAGCGAGCACAGCCTATCCGCTGGTCACATTGGCTGCTAAG CCATGTGTGGCCCATAGTGACGGATTTAAAGCGCCTTCGTAGCCTGTATTCACGTATCAACGTTTGCCCTTTGGGTTCTGGAGCCTTGGCTGGAAACCCTTTCAATATTGATAGAGAAAACCTGGCTCAAGAACTTGGATTTGACGGTGTCACAAAAAACAGTCTTCATGCAGTCAGTGATCGTGATTTTGTTG tggAATATATGTTTTGGGCCAGTTTGGTAAGTTCACACCTCAGTCGTATGGCAGAAGATCTTATCTTGTTCTCTACAAGCGAGTTTGGCTTTGTAAAACTTTCTGATGCATATGCAACTGGCAGTTCCCTTATGCCTCAGAAGAAGAATCCTGATAGCCTTGAATTGATAAGGGGAAAGGCTGGAACTATGACAGGAAAT TTGTGTGGATTTTTGATGGTTCTGAAGGGTTTACCATCAACATATAATAAGGATCTGCAGGAAGATAAAGTGAAGATGTTTGAGACAGCCTGCACCATAATGGGAATCTTACAAGTTGCTGCTGGCACAGTAGCTACACTCAAG GTAAATGAAGATGTTTGTCGCAACGCCTTGTCTGAAGAGATGCTTGCTACGGATGTTGCATATTACCTTGTCAAGAAAGGG ATGGCCTTCCGCAGTGCACATGGAAAGGCTGGTGAAGTGGTGAAACTGTCAGAAGAGCTTGGGTGTGCTTTGTCACAACTCACCCTTGATCAGCTTACCAAAATTAG TCCCCTCTTTGAAGACGATGTTTCATCTGTATGGAACTACGAACACAGTGTGGAACAATACAAAGCAACAGGTGGGACAGCTCTTACCAGTGTCAATACACAGATAGCTGAAGCTCAAGAATTCCTCCAGTCTTTTCGCCTCACTCAGGAAGAATAG